GTCGATGCCTTCTTGCAGAATCTTGGTATTGGTCACAAACAAATCATCACCAACGATCTGCACACGCTTGCCCAGCACATTGGTGAAATGCGCCCAACCAGCCCAATCGCCTTCCGCCATCGCATCTTCAATGGTCAGAATCGGGTATTGGTTAACCCAGTTTTCGAGGTAAGCGGTGAACTCTTCGGCGCTGAACTGCTTGCCTTCGGATTCCAAATCGTATTTACCGTTTTTGTAGAACTCGGAGCTGGCAACGTCCAGACCCAGCCAGATGTCTTGACCTGCTTTGAAACCGGCTTTATCAATCGCTTCCAGAATGACTTCAATTGCCTGTTCGTTGGAGGACAGGTCAGGAGCAAAACCGCCTTCGTCGCCCACGGCAGTGTTCATGCCACGCTTTTTCAGCACGGATTTGAGGTTATGGAACACTTCTGCACCGTAACGTACCGCTTCCTCCATGCTGGTTGCGCCGACGGGCAGAATCATGAATTCCTGCATGTCCACGCTATTGTCCGCGTGTGCGCCACCGTTGATGATGTTCATCATGGGCACGGGCAGCTTGTAGGAATCGGCCTTGCCGAGGTATTGGTACAGTGGCAAACCTTGGTCGTTAGCTGCCGCGTGTGCGGTTGCCATTGACACTGCCAGCAGCGCGTTTGCACCCAAACGGGCTTTGTTTTCAGTGCCATCCAGCGCGATCATCGCGCGGTCGATGCCGCCTTGATCGGTGACATCCATGCCCGCAACGGCTTTGGCGATTTCGCCGTTCACGTTGGCAACGGCGGTTTGCACGCCTTTGCCCATGTAACGTGCACCACCGTCGCGCAATTCAATCGCTTCACGCGAACCTGTGGATGCGCCGGACGGCACAGCCGCACGCCCCATCACGCCATTGCTGAGGATAACATCGGCTTCCACGGTAGGGTTGCCACGGGAATCGACGATTTCACGCGCCCTTACTGATTTAATTTCAGACATAATCTCTATTTCCCAATTAAACTTACAAAGTATTTTCTAGCAATTTTTGTGCCTTGATGACGCGATCCAACTCGACCAGCGTGATCAGTAATTCTTCCATGCGATCCATCGGCCATGAATTCGGGCCATCGCTCAGCGCATTGGCGGGGTCGGGGTGCGATTCCATGAATAGCCCAGCAATGCCGACCGCTACCGCCGCACGCGCCAACACAGGTACGTGTTCGCGTTGCCCGCCAGAACAACTGCCCTGCCCGCCCGGTAATTGCACCGAGTGCGTGGCATCAAACACCACCGGGCATTGCGTATCGCGCATAATCGCCAAACTGCGCATATCCGACACAAGGTTGTTGTAGCCGAAGCTGTAACCACGTTCGCACACCATAATCTGCTGATTGCCAGTCGCACGCGCTTTTTCGACTACGTTACCCATATCCCACGGCGCGAGGAACTGGCCTTTTTTAATGTTCACCGGCTTGCCAGTACGCGCCACCATTTGGATGAAGTTGGTCTGGCGGCACAAGAATGCTGGCGTTTGCAACACATCCACCACGCTGGCGACTTCATCCATCGGCGTATCTTCGTGCACATCCGTCAACACAGGCACACCAATCTCAGTTTTGACGCGCTCCAGAATCCGCAAACCCGCTTCCAAGCCCACGCCGCGTGCGCTGTTATGCGACGAACGGTTAGCTTTGTCGAACGACGATTTGTAGATAAACGGAATGCCCAAACGGGTGGTCATGTCCTTCAGCTTACTCGCCGTTTCCAGTGCCAGCTTTTCGGTTTCAATCGCACAAGGGCCTGAAATCAGGAAAAATGGCTGATCCAGCCCTACGTCAAATCCGCACAGTTTCATGATCGTTTGCTGCTCGTTTTGGTTTCGTGATAACGGCGTGCCGCGCTGACAAAGCCGCTAAACAGCGGATGCCCTTGGCGTGGACGCGAGGTAAATTCCGGGTGGAACTGGCAAGCCAAAAACCACGGGTGATCTTGCAATTCGATCATTTCAATCAAATTGCCGTCGATGGACGTGCCGGACAAAATCAGCCCGTGCTTTGCCAACGTTTCGCGGTAATGGTTGTTGAATTCGTAACGGTGGCGATGGCGTTCGACGATTTGCGCCGCGCCGTAAGTGGTGCGTGCCAATGAGCCTTCTTGCAACACGCACGGCTGCCCACCAAGGCGCATCGTGCCGCCCAGATCGGAATCGTGGGAACGCTTTTCAATCGTGCCGTCTTCGGCTTGCCATTCGGTAATCAAACCGATGACGGGATGTGGCGAATCGGGCGCGAATTCGGTGCTGTGTGCGCCTGCCAAGCCTGCGCAATGGCGTGAGAATTCGATGACCGCGACCTGCATCCCCAAGCAAATGCCGAGGTAAGGCACGTTGTTTTCACGCGCATACTGGGCTGCACGGATTTTGCCTTCGACACCGCGATTACCGAAACCGCCGGGGACGAGAATCGCATCGACTTTGCCTAAGAGTTCAAAGGCTTGTTCGTCATCGGATTCGAGGCGTTCGGAATCGAGGTAGTGAATCCTGACCTTGGTATGTGTTTGGATGCCCGCGTGGGTCAGCGCTTCGTTCAAGGATTTGTACGATTCGGTCAAATCGACGTATTTGCCGACCATCGCCACGGTGATTTCCGCTTCGGGGAATTCCATCGAGCTGACCACATTTTTCCAGTCGGAAAGATCAGCTTCCGGCAAATTGGTTAACCCGAATTTTTCGGCAACGATGCGATCCAATTTTTGCGCGTGCAGCCACAGGGGGATTTTGTAGATATTGTCCAAATCTACCGCCGAAATGACAGCGCGTTCTTCCACATTGGTGAACAGAGAAATCTTTTTGCGCTCGTTTTCGGGGAACGGGCGTTCGCTGCGGCACAGCAAAATATCGGGCTGGATACCGATGGAACGCAATTCCTTGACCGAGTGCTGGGTGGGCTTGGTTTTTAATTCGCCCGCTGCGGCAACATATGGCAACAAGGTTAAGTGGATAAACAAAGCATTGCTACGCCCTTCTTCCACACCCATTTGGCGGATGGCTTCCATGAAGGGCATGGCTTCGATGTCGCCAACCGTGCCGCCGATTTCGACCATCGCAATGTCGGCATCACCCGCGCCCGCACGCACGCAACGTTTGATTTCGTCGGTAATGTGCGGAATCACTTGCACGGTTGCGCCGAGGTATTCGCCGCGCCGTTCCTTGCTGATGACCGTCTGGTAAATGCGCCCGGTGGTAAAGTTGTTGAGCTTGCTGGCTTTGAAACCGACAAAACGCTCGTAATGCCCCAGATCGAGGTCGGTTTCTGCGCCATCTTCCGTGACGAAGACTTCGCCGTGTTGGAACGGACTCATGGTACCGGGGTCGACGTTGATGTAGGGGTCAAGTTTGAGCATCGTGACTTTTAAGCCACGCGCTTCAAGGATTGCACCGAGAGAGGCGGCAGCAATGCCTTTCCCTAAAGAGGAAACCACGCCGCCAGTGATGAAAATATATCGAGCCATAGGGGGAAATACGCATCCGTGTGAGTCACAATTATGCGGGCGCATCCTACCATAGATGGATGGGTTTTGCTAAGGCAAGAAAGTTAGGAATGCCCACCGACAGCTTCCCACCAGAAACCACTTTCCTCTTTGTATCAAATCTGGGACACTTAAAAGCATAAGAACGACGCTGGATACACTGCATTGAAAATAGCCAAATTTATCGGCAACGCGCTGGAAACCATCCGGCAGTTTCCACCGGAGGCCAAACGGCTGGCAGGCCATGCCATCGACAATGTGCAACAGGGTGAAATGCCAGACGACTGGAAGCCGATGGCAACAGTCGGATCGGGTGTCTATGAAATCCGCATAAAAACAGACTTGCCGAAAGAACAATACCGAATTTTTTACGTTGCCAAGTTTGAAGATGCAGTTTACATCCTGCACGCTTTCCAGAAGAAAACCCAGCAGACCGCTCAGCGTGATATTGAAGCAGGTCGTAGAGCATACCAACAGGCACTAGAGGAACAGAAAAAATGAGTGAATTAATCGTACAAAGTTTCAGCAGCGTCTGGGATGCCTTGGAAGATGACCCCATCCAACGGGCTAACCTCAAACTGCGCTCAGCCCTAATGATCGAAATTAAGAAATGGTACAACACCAGTAGCATGACGCAAGCAGAAGCAGCCAAGGTATTGGGTACAACTCGCCCGCGCCTGAACGATGTACTGCACGGAAAAATTGACCGTTGCACCATCGACCGGCTGGTCAACATGCTGGAAGCAGCCGGTCGTCATGTGACCCTGAGCATAGCGGCATAAGATGTACAGATATATTACCATCCCCCTGCTGCTTGCCATCCTGCTATCCCCCCCCACGCTGGCAGCGTCGCAAGACGTGCGCACCATCCCCACCACCAACGCCGCGCAACCCTTCGAGCTTGCCGCCAAGCTGCAATGGAATCCTCACGACAACCAGTGGGACAAAGTGCTAGTCCTCTACAACGGCAACCCCAGCCCACCCACTAATCACCCGGTGTGGGCATACCTCAACAGTATGCAAATCCCCGCCCGCGCCGCGACCAAAGCTGGGGAAAACCTCTACTACAAAGCCTTCCACAGCAACGCCTTCTGTGACGGCAACACCCCTCTCACCTCCGGTAAACCGCTACGCATCACCTTCGACCAAAACACCCCCGGCCATTACACCGAAAAAGACTACTTCCGCGCCTGGAACTGCCCCGGCTGGAGCATGGGCTTAAACAATGTCAGCATCGTCGGCAAGCAAGAAGCCCGCAATGGTCAAGGGCAAGCCTTACGCCTCAACATTCCCAAAGGCACATCCGGTTGCGTCAACGAAAAAGACTGCGCCAACTGGAAACCGCACATCGGTGCACAACTCGACAGCCTGTATTACTCGTACTGGGTCAAATTCCCGGAAAACTTCGACTTCGTGCGCGGCGGCAAACTCCCCGGCATAGGCAGCTTTGAACCCCGCGTCGGCGGCGTAAAACCCAATGGCAACGACGGCTGGAGCGTGCGCGTGATGTGGGACAAAGACGGCAAACTGGGGCAATACGTCTACCACCCCGACCAATCCAAAAACTTCGGCGACTTTTTCGTATGGGATATGCCCCCCGTGGAAAACGGTCAGTGGTATCACATCAAAACCTTGGTACGCCTCAACACCCCCGGCAAACGCGATGGCATTATCACCACATGGCTCAATGGCAAACAGGTGCTAGACAAACGCGACCTACGCTTCCGCAACAGCAGCAATCTCCAGATCGAACGCTTCCTGTTTGCCGTATTCTTCGGCGGCACAGGCGCAGAATGGGCACCCAAACGTGATATGCTGCTCTATCTTGACGACTTTACCCTCTCCGCTACCCCACACTGATTATGCTAACAACTCAAATTCTTTTCCCGCGCCGTTGGCTTTACCTGATACTGCTAACTTGGTTGGCATTGCCACTGCACGCCGCCGATAATGAATTCCCCAGCGAGCGGTTGGAGGAAATCAGCGCTGAACTCAACACCACGGAAACGACATTCCAGCAACTTGAGAAACAAAAGCGGCTCGATCTCAACAAGCTCGATAGCCTGACCGCCACGGCAGCACGTCTGGAACAAGTCGCCAAAACCTGTGTCGCGCAACAGGAACAACAACAAACCCAAACCCAACAAGCCACGGACAGTTTGGGTGAAGCCAATACCGACGAAGACGCGGACGTCAAACGCAAACGCCAAGAACTCACAGAACAAAAACAGCAGCTTGAAAAAACCTTATCCCAATGCCGCTTACTCAGCCTGCGAGCGGCTACCTTATTGACGGATACCCGCCAATCTCGACAGATTTTACTTAAAGATCAGCTATTTGCTTACAGTTACTCCGTAATCGACCACTTGGAAGTGATACTGCTGGAATCCGGCGTATGGAAAACTGAAATTAGTGGTTTATTGCGTGTATTAACCAACCTCCCCTTGAACAAAACCAATGTGTGGATCGCACTCGCTTACGGTATCGCCGGGTTGATTGCGGGGCTGTTTTGGAGTATTCACAAACGCCGTCAATACCGTGAAACAATACCGCCGATTCACGCCACCAGCCCCACGCTGGCAGCGGTGTGGATTAGTCTGTTACGCTTTTTACCTTACACCTTGTTTGCAGGCTTAGCGGCATTGTCGCTCTATTTTGCACCGCCGGGTGTACCTCTTATCTTGCAATTTACGCAAGCGTTGCTGTTATTTGGCATCAGCTACGGCATTATGCATTCGCTATTGCGCCCCGCCGGACAGGTTGAAGGCGTTGTCCCCGCGACACAGCAAACAGGACACAAATTGTATTTCTGGGCGCGACTGCTGATCGTTACCACTTTAATCGGCACAATTTTTCATTCGCCACTGCTAGATTCCGCTACGCAAGCCAGCACTGCCCCCAGCCATTTCGTGGGATTAATACGAGTTGCGCTAGGTACAGTGATTGGCTTTTCACTTGCTCGTCTCATTTGGCTCATGTCTGATCACTTTTTGTTTATCCAACACACGCGGCTGCATTGGTTGGCAGTGGGTGCGTTGCTGGTTTCTGTTAGCAGTTTATGGCTGGGCTACCGCAATTTTTCGGTATTTTTGTTTACCGGCGTCTTTGGCACGCTATTTTTGTTACTGGTGGCGTGGTTGCTACTCAAAATTCCAGCAGAAATCTTTGATGGACTGGATGTCGGGCGCACCCCTTGGCAACAACGTTTGCGGCAACAACTGGGGTTGCGCAGCAATCAAATCGTGCCCGGTTTGTTGTGGCTACGCCTTGCGAATATGCTGGTAGTTTCTGGCGGATTGCTAATTTTGTCACTGCGGCTGTGGGGGATGCCAGAGCAAAACTTTACCCTGTTGCTGACGCAACTTGCCAGCGGTATCAAGATTGGCGGCTTCACGCTGGAACCCTTGCGCATTATCGGCGGCTTGCTGATCGTCGCGCTATTGGTCAGTCTCACGCATGTGATGAAGAAAAATCTGGCAGAAAGTTGGTTACGCCGCACCACCTTGAGCCGGGGCGCACGTGAAGCGATTACTACCGTTTCGGGCTATACCGGTATTTTGCTGGCGATTTTAATGGGCTTGTCGGTAGCGGGTATTCAGTTTGAAAATCTGGCGATTATTGCGGGGGCATTATCGGTCGGGATCGGTTTTGGCTTGCAAAACATCGTCAATAATTTCGTATCTGGGTTGATTTTGCTGTTTGAACGCCCGATCCGGCGCGGCGATTGGATCACGGTAGGCACGGCGGAAGGTTATGTGCGCGACATTAGCATTCGCTCCACGACCATCCAGACCTTTGATCGTTCTGACATTATTGTACCGAACTCGCAAATCATTTCTGGGCAAGTCACCAATATGATGCTGAACGACAATTTCGGCAGAGTGATTATTCCCGTCAATGTGGCTTATGGTGTTGACACCGAACAGGTTATGGCAATATTACAAGAGGCTGCCAATGCACACCCATTGGTATTGAAAGATCGTAGTGATATGAAAATTAACGTATTCTTTCGATCATTTAGCGATAATGCACTCAATTTTGAATTACGTTGCTTTATTCGGGATATTGAAACAAAAGCCAGAGTCATCAGCGATTTGAACTTAGCGATTGATAAGGCGCTACGCCAACAAGAAATACCCATGCCTTTTATTCGCAGTGAGCCGTATACGTGGTCAGGAAAAACTGTCAAATCGCAAGATTTAAGCTAGAATATGCGCTTCTCATCGTTTGGCCCCATAGTTTAATGGATAAAACGGCCCCCTCCTAAGGGGCAGCTACAGGTTCGATTCCTGTTGGGGCCGCCATCACCGGGTACTGATTCATAAAAAAAGCCCTTACAAATGGCAATCTGTAAGGGCTTTTTCATGATGTATTGGTCGGGACGAAAGGATTCGAACCTTCGACCCCCACACCCCCAGTGTGGTGCGCTACCAGGCTGCGCTACGCCCCGACGTGAAGGGGACAGAGCTTACCGTAATCACAGCGTAAGCTCAAGTTGAAATCAGTGATTGAGGACAAACAAAATGCGTTCCAACTCCTCAACCAGCGGCGCAACGTCGTTACCATTCACCATAATCGACTCCAACGGCAAAGCAGCAGGCGGCGGCGTATGTACATCATCCAGCAATTTCTGCCGCGCTCCGCTAATCGTATAACCTTGCTCATACAATAAGCCGCGAATCTGGCGAATCAGCAACACATCTTCGCGCTGATAATAACGGCGATTTCCGCGCCGTTTCATCGGTTTGAGCGAAGGGAACTCGCCCTCCCAATAGCGCAACACGTGCGTTTTTACACCACACAAATCGCTCACTTCACCAATAGTGAAATAGCGTTTACCGGGAATAGGCGGCAATTGACTGCTAAGCGGCGTCGCTGCTTCCATATTCCTCTACCCGCTGCTTGAGTTTTTGCCCCGGACGGAACGTCACCACGCGGCGTGCTGTTACCGGAATTTCTTCCCCTGTTTTCGGGTTACGTCCTGGACGCTGGGTTTTATCGCGCAACATAAAATTGCCAAAGCCCGACAATTTCACGTGTTTGCCGGTTTCCAACGCATCGCGGATTTCCTCAAAAAACATTTCCACCAGATCCTTGGCTTCGCGCTTATTTAAGCCCAACTCTTCAAAAAGGTGTTCAACCATATCGGCTTTGGTTAATGTTATTGTCATGCACTTTCTCCCTGTTTAACGCAACACTGCACCCACTTCATCCCGAAGTGAAGTGACCACTGTATCGACGATCTGATTGATTTCCGCATCTTCAAGAGTGCGCGAAAAGTCTTGTACAATCAAGCTTAAAGCGACACTTTTCTGACCTTCTGGTATACCTTTGCCTGTGTAGACATCGAATAAATAATACGATATTAACTGCGGAATTGCTGCTTTTTCCACGGCATTTTCCAGCGCAACCGCTAGTACATCATCCCTGACTAATAACGCTAAGTCACGTCGAATTGCTGGAAATTTAGAAATAGCTTGATACTTCGGTAATACCCGCTGCATCAGCCACTGCATATCCAACTCAAACACATAAACAGGCTGTTCTAAACCCAACTGTGCTTCAATTTTAGGGTGCAACATTCCCATCCAGCCCACCACTGCGGTATCCGTCATGATTTGTGCAGACTGACCGGGGTGTAACGCGGAGTGAGCGACCGGTGCAAAATGAAACCGCGTACCCGTCACTTGCTCCAACAATGCCTCCACATCCCCTTTTAGGTCGTAGAAATCGACCGGACGGTTCACTTGTCCCCATTGTTCTGGGTAAAGATTCCCAGTCAACACGCCCGATAACATGGTTTGTTGCTGCGGCTTACCATTTTCGCCGCTTGAAAACGCGGGGCCAATTTCAAATAAACGTACACGGTTTTGTTGACGATTCACGTTATAAGTGACAGCACGCAATAAACCCGACCACAAAGTACTACGCATCACACCCAAATCGGCGGAAATTGGGTTCGCCAGCGCAATATTATCCGCACCAGGGGCAAGCAAGTGCTCCATTTTCGGGTCAACAAAGCTGAATGTGACCGCTTCCTGATACCCACGCGCCACGAGTGTGTGACGCAAATTTTCACGTCTAACCGCTGTTTCACTCGGCTGGGTAATACGCGGCGCACGCGGGCGCAATTCCGCCGGAATCGAATCATAACCGCGCACCCGCGCCAGCTCTTCGATCAAATCTTCTTCGATGTTCAAGTCGAAACGTGCCAACGGCGCTCGCACTTGCCAACCCGCATCACTGCTGGTGAAAGTGCAATTCAAACGCGCCAATACGCCTTCAACTGTCGCCGCATCCATCGTCACGCCTAACACACGACGGATACGTTCAGGACGCAACAAAATCGTTTTGCGTTGCAATACGCCAGCATCCGCCAGTGTATCCACCAACGTGCCGACTTCGCCGCCGCAAATGCTCACGATCAATTGTGTCGCACGTTCCATGGCCTTAACCGGCATATCGGGATCAACACCACGCTCGAAACGCGCCGAAGAATCGGTTTGCAAACCGTAGCTACGCGCCTTACCCATGATTTTGGCAGGGCGGAAATGCGCACTTTCCAGAAACACATTGCGAGTAGCATTCGTCACTGACGTGGGTTCGCCGCCCATAATGCCCGCCATTGCTACCGGCTGGGCTGCATCAGCAATCACCAATGTGTCGTTACGCAAGGTCGCGGTTTGCCCATCCAACAACTTCAGGGTTTCGCCTGCATTCGCGTAACGTACCACAATACCGCCGTGTAGCGTGTCGAGGTCAAAGGCGTGCATTGGTTGACCGAGTTCCAGCAACACGTAATTGGTTACGTCAACCGTGGCAGAAATGCTGCGCACACCCGCACGGCGCAATTTTTCCTG
The sequence above is drawn from the Thiothrix subterranea genome and encodes:
- the eno gene encoding phosphopyruvate hydratase, with product MSEIKSVRAREIVDSRGNPTVEADVILSNGVMGRAAVPSGASTGSREAIELRDGGARYMGKGVQTAVANVNGEIAKAVAGMDVTDQGGIDRAMIALDGTENKARLGANALLAVSMATAHAAANDQGLPLYQYLGKADSYKLPVPMMNIINGGAHADNSVDMQEFMILPVGATSMEEAVRYGAEVFHNLKSVLKKRGMNTAVGDEGGFAPDLSSNEQAIEVILEAIDKAGFKAGQDIWLGLDVASSEFYKNGKYDLESEGKQFSAEEFTAYLENWVNQYPILTIEDAMAEGDWAGWAHFTNVLGKRVQIVGDDLFVTNTKILQEGIDKGIANSILIKVNQIGTLTETLEAIGMAHKAGYTAVVSHRSGETEDTTIADIAVATNACQIKTGSLSRSDRIAKYNQLLRIAEQLGSKGTYAGKSAFKQLG
- the kdsA gene encoding 3-deoxy-8-phosphooctulonate synthase translates to MKLCGFDVGLDQPFFLISGPCAIETEKLALETASKLKDMTTRLGIPFIYKSSFDKANRSSHNSARGVGLEAGLRILERVKTEIGVPVLTDVHEDTPMDEVASVVDVLQTPAFLCRQTNFIQMVARTGKPVNIKKGQFLAPWDMGNVVEKARATGNQQIMVCERGYSFGYNNLVSDMRSLAIMRDTQCPVVFDATHSVQLPGGQGSCSGGQREHVPVLARAAVAVGIAGLFMESHPDPANALSDGPNSWPMDRMEELLITLVELDRVIKAQKLLENTL
- a CDS encoding CTP synthase → MARYIFITGGVVSSLGKGIAAASLGAILEARGLKVTMLKLDPYINVDPGTMSPFQHGEVFVTEDGAETDLDLGHYERFVGFKASKLNNFTTGRIYQTVISKERRGEYLGATVQVIPHITDEIKRCVRAGAGDADIAMVEIGGTVGDIEAMPFMEAIRQMGVEEGRSNALFIHLTLLPYVAAAGELKTKPTQHSVKELRSIGIQPDILLCRSERPFPENERKKISLFTNVEERAVISAVDLDNIYKIPLWLHAQKLDRIVAEKFGLTNLPEADLSDWKNVVSSMEFPEAEITVAMVGKYVDLTESYKSLNEALTHAGIQTHTKVRIHYLDSERLESDDEQAFELLGKVDAILVPGGFGNRGVEGKIRAAQYARENNVPYLGICLGMQVAVIEFSRHCAGLAGAHSTEFAPDSPHPVIGLITEWQAEDGTIEKRSHDSDLGGTMRLGGQPCVLQEGSLARTTYGAAQIVERHRHRYEFNNHYRETLAKHGLILSGTSIDGNLIEMIELQDHPWFLACQFHPEFTSRPRQGHPLFSGFVSAARRYHETKTSSKRS
- a CDS encoding type II toxin-antitoxin system RelE/ParE family toxin yields the protein MKIAKFIGNALETIRQFPPEAKRLAGHAIDNVQQGEMPDDWKPMATVGSGVYEIRIKTDLPKEQYRIFYVAKFEDAVYILHAFQKKTQQTAQRDIEAGRRAYQQALEEQKK
- a CDS encoding helix-turn-helix domain-containing protein, giving the protein MSELIVQSFSSVWDALEDDPIQRANLKLRSALMIEIKKWYNTSSMTQAEAAKVLGTTRPRLNDVLHGKIDRCTIDRLVNMLEAAGRHVTLSIAA
- a CDS encoding polysaccharide lyase, coding for MYRYITIPLLLAILLSPPTLAASQDVRTIPTTNAAQPFELAAKLQWNPHDNQWDKVLVLYNGNPSPPTNHPVWAYLNSMQIPARAATKAGENLYYKAFHSNAFCDGNTPLTSGKPLRITFDQNTPGHYTEKDYFRAWNCPGWSMGLNNVSIVGKQEARNGQGQALRLNIPKGTSGCVNEKDCANWKPHIGAQLDSLYYSYWVKFPENFDFVRGGKLPGIGSFEPRVGGVKPNGNDGWSVRVMWDKDGKLGQYVYHPDQSKNFGDFFVWDMPPVENGQWYHIKTLVRLNTPGKRDGIITTWLNGKQVLDKRDLRFRNSSNLQIERFLFAVFFGGTGAEWAPKRDMLLYLDDFTLSATPH
- a CDS encoding mechanosensitive ion channel domain-containing protein, with protein sequence MLTTQILFPRRWLYLILLTWLALPLHAADNEFPSERLEEISAELNTTETTFQQLEKQKRLDLNKLDSLTATAARLEQVAKTCVAQQEQQQTQTQQATDSLGEANTDEDADVKRKRQELTEQKQQLEKTLSQCRLLSLRAATLLTDTRQSRQILLKDQLFAYSYSVIDHLEVILLESGVWKTEISGLLRVLTNLPLNKTNVWIALAYGIAGLIAGLFWSIHKRRQYRETIPPIHATSPTLAAVWISLLRFLPYTLFAGLAALSLYFAPPGVPLILQFTQALLLFGISYGIMHSLLRPAGQVEGVVPATQQTGHKLYFWARLLIVTTLIGTIFHSPLLDSATQASTAPSHFVGLIRVALGTVIGFSLARLIWLMSDHFLFIQHTRLHWLAVGALLVSVSSLWLGYRNFSVFLFTGVFGTLFLLLVAWLLLKIPAEIFDGLDVGRTPWQQRLRQQLGLRSNQIVPGLLWLRLANMLVVSGGLLILSLRLWGMPEQNFTLLLTQLASGIKIGGFTLEPLRIIGGLLIVALLVSLTHVMKKNLAESWLRRTTLSRGAREAITTVSGYTGILLAILMGLSVAGIQFENLAIIAGALSVGIGFGLQNIVNNFVSGLILLFERPIRRGDWITVGTAEGYVRDISIRSTTIQTFDRSDIIVPNSQIISGQVTNMMLNDNFGRVIIPVNVAYGVDTEQVMAILQEAANAHPLVLKDRSDMKINVFFRSFSDNALNFELRCFIRDIETKARVISDLNLAIDKALRQQEIPMPFIRSEPYTWSGKTVKSQDLS
- a CDS encoding MerR family transcriptional regulator, which translates into the protein MEAATPLSSQLPPIPGKRYFTIGEVSDLCGVKTHVLRYWEGEFPSLKPMKRRGNRRYYQREDVLLIRQIRGLLYEQGYTISGARQKLLDDVHTPPPAALPLESIMVNGNDVAPLVEELERILFVLNH
- a CDS encoding integration host factor subunit alpha, translated to MTLTKADMVEHLFEELGLNKREAKDLVEMFFEEIRDALETGKHVKLSGFGNFMLRDKTQRPGRNPKTGEEIPVTARRVVTFRPGQKLKQRVEEYGSSDAA
- the pheT gene encoding phenylalanine--tRNA ligase subunit beta is translated as MKVSEKWLREWIDTPLALDAIADKLTMSGCEVEARDAVATAFTSIVVGHVVEREKHPDADKLSVCKVDNGRGEILQIVCGASNVRAGIKVPLALIGAVLPLPDGADLKIKKGKLRGVESFGMLCSSTELGMSDKSDGLLELPEDAPVGMDIREYLKLDDEIIELAITANRGDCMSMIGVARETALVMDVPLNVPEIPAQTVQHTDTFPVELSATDACPRYVGRIIRNINPQAATPIWMQEKLRRAGVRSISATVDVTNYVLLELGQPMHAFDLDTLHGGIVVRYANAGETLKLLDGQTATLRNDTLVIADAAQPVAMAGIMGGEPTSVTNATRNVFLESAHFRPAKIMGKARSYGLQTDSSARFERGVDPDMPVKAMERATQLIVSICGGEVGTLVDTLADAGVLQRKTILLRPERIRRVLGVTMDAATVEGVLARLNCTFTSSDAGWQVRAPLARFDLNIEEDLIEELARVRGYDSIPAELRPRAPRITQPSETAVRRENLRHTLVARGYQEAVTFSFVDPKMEHLLAPGADNIALANPISADLGVMRSTLWSGLLRAVTYNVNRQQNRVRLFEIGPAFSSGENGKPQQQTMLSGVLTGNLYPEQWGQVNRPVDFYDLKGDVEALLEQVTGTRFHFAPVAHSALHPGQSAQIMTDTAVVGWMGMLHPKIEAQLGLEQPVYVFELDMQWLMQRVLPKYQAISKFPAIRRDLALLVRDDVLAVALENAVEKAAIPQLISYYLFDVYTGKGIPEGQKSVALSLIVQDFSRTLEDAEINQIVDTVVTSLRDEVGAVLR